A section of the Pseudomonas lini genome encodes:
- a CDS encoding SDR family oxidoreductase, translated as MKPHITVVQSNQTARNPTESLLPEWRPAIFVTGAASGIGRACAELFARRGWFVGLYDIDSEGAAAVAATLGEGNVISGALDVSDPEAWKQALMDFWAHSGQRLDVLLNNAGILAAGQFEAVPLTRHQAMLDVNVQGMITGCHSAFRYLRGTPCSHVINMASATAIYGQPELATYSASKFAVRGFTEGLDLEWGKFGIRVSDIWPSFVQTAMADDYGRIPSARSLGIRLTSHHVASTVWACATSKRRIHKTHWTVGMQAGFLSFATHLAPAALTRWIVQRIAR; from the coding sequence ATGAAACCGCACATCACTGTGGTACAGAGCAATCAAACAGCCAGAAACCCGACTGAATCCCTTCTTCCTGAATGGAGACCAGCCATCTTCGTCACAGGCGCGGCTTCGGGAATCGGTCGCGCCTGCGCTGAGTTGTTTGCGCGGCGCGGTTGGTTCGTGGGGCTATACGATATCGATTCAGAGGGTGCCGCTGCGGTCGCCGCGACCCTGGGAGAGGGCAACGTCATCTCCGGTGCGCTCGACGTGAGCGATCCCGAAGCATGGAAGCAAGCGCTTATGGATTTCTGGGCACATAGCGGCCAGCGGCTTGACGTGTTGCTCAATAACGCAGGGATTCTCGCTGCCGGGCAATTTGAAGCCGTACCGTTGACCAGACACCAAGCAATGCTTGATGTGAACGTTCAGGGAATGATCACCGGCTGTCACAGCGCCTTCCGGTACCTGCGAGGTACGCCCTGCTCTCATGTCATCAATATGGCCTCCGCCACCGCAATCTACGGCCAGCCCGAACTTGCAACCTACTCGGCGAGCAAGTTCGCCGTGCGCGGATTCACCGAAGGACTCGACCTCGAATGGGGAAAGTTCGGCATTCGCGTGAGCGATATCTGGCCGAGCTTCGTACAGACCGCAATGGCTGATGACTACGGTCGTATCCCCAGCGCCAGATCGCTGGGTATTCGGCTCACGTCGCACCACGTCGCATCGACCGTGTGGGCTTGCGCGACGTCGAAACGACGCATCCACAAAACCCACTGGACCGTCGGCATGCAAGCCGGATTCCTTTCGTTCGCTACCCATCTCGCGCCTGCGGCTCTCACCCGCTGGATCGTCCAACGCATTGCGCGATGA
- a CDS encoding enoyl-CoA hydratase/isomerase family protein: MTKMHTPPEYLDMESCGSVLIARLDGGPHGLMGLDMANELAALLDKLESDTTVKAVVLTGTHPERFIGHADVRWLQEGGKSIPSVGRSMASAIAQTAKTVRGIPPLAAVASLTPLDGGMQLDKLHDTFLRMNRSGVIFVAALNGSALGLGSELALACDVRLMADGDFFIGQPEVLLGILPGGGGTQRLPRLVGAHRALMLMLEGRPVSPQKALEIGYIDEVVAPDALLDRAIELAGYLGSRPKGAIEAIKRAVYFGGSATLDEGLHMERTEFIKISPTETAQSLMVEYLERTDRDGGVPFYNPSIFEQTLEQGSLPRQNRGGRR, from the coding sequence ATGACGAAGATGCACACACCGCCCGAGTACCTTGATATGGAGTCCTGTGGCTCTGTGTTGATTGCGCGGCTGGATGGAGGTCCACACGGGCTGATGGGGTTGGACATGGCCAATGAGCTTGCGGCGCTATTGGACAAGCTGGAGTCCGATACTACGGTAAAAGCGGTGGTGCTCACCGGAACTCATCCTGAGCGTTTCATCGGTCATGCAGACGTTCGTTGGCTGCAGGAAGGTGGGAAGAGTATCCCGTCGGTCGGGCGCAGCATGGCCTCGGCGATCGCTCAAACCGCCAAGACCGTTCGCGGTATTCCGCCCTTGGCGGCAGTTGCGTCTCTGACACCGCTGGATGGCGGGATGCAACTCGACAAGTTGCACGACACTTTTTTACGGATGAACCGCAGCGGCGTCATTTTCGTCGCCGCTCTGAATGGGTCTGCGCTGGGACTTGGCAGCGAGCTCGCGCTAGCGTGTGACGTCCGCCTGATGGCGGATGGCGATTTCTTCATCGGGCAGCCCGAGGTGCTTCTTGGAATCCTTCCTGGTGGCGGAGGCACTCAGCGATTACCACGACTGGTCGGCGCCCATCGCGCGCTGATGCTGATGCTTGAAGGTCGGCCGGTGTCGCCACAGAAGGCGCTCGAAATTGGATACATCGACGAAGTGGTTGCTCCAGATGCACTGCTTGATCGCGCCATCGAGCTGGCCGGGTATCTGGGTTCCCGACCCAAAGGGGCAATTGAGGCAATCAAGCGAGCCGTGTACTTCGGTGGGTCGGCCACCCTTGATGAGGGGTTGCATATGGAGCGTACCGAATTCATCAAGATCTCGCCGACCGAGACGGCGCAATCGTTGATGGTCGAATACCTTGAGCGCACCGATCGCGACGGTGGGGTGCCGTTTTACAACCCGTCCATTTTTGAGCAAACCCTTGAGCAAGGCTCTTTGCCCCGGCAAAACAGGGGAGGGAGGAGATGA
- a CDS encoding alpha/beta hydrolase, translating to MSPLTYHFTRQDVRFDSGETYCSAWLYLPVGVEKPPIVVLGHGLGAVREMRLDAFSERFAAAGIATLAFTYRYFGDSGGRPRQLMSVKRQLADWDAALDFVKGCAEVDGRRAAVWGSSFGGGHAITVASRHPELLAAISQCPFTDGLASAAALGVKGSLKVTPVLLRDFAAKLLGRPPVMVPIAAAPGQPALMNAHDALPGYLALMPKGMVFVNHVAARVLPEIMAYRPGRSASKVKFPILFCVSTTDTVTPPEQTIALVRKAPHGETRLYAAGHFEFYMGDAFEELVADQTRFLTKHLLGT from the coding sequence ATGTCACCGCTTACCTACCATTTTACTCGCCAGGACGTTCGCTTTGACTCGGGCGAAACCTACTGTTCGGCCTGGCTTTACCTGCCGGTCGGCGTAGAGAAACCGCCGATCGTAGTGCTCGGTCACGGACTGGGTGCGGTTCGCGAAATGCGCCTGGACGCCTTTTCCGAACGCTTCGCTGCTGCCGGAATCGCTACATTGGCCTTCACCTATCGCTATTTCGGAGACAGCGGTGGTCGGCCCAGACAGTTGATGTCTGTGAAGCGGCAACTGGCTGATTGGGATGCAGCGCTGGACTTCGTCAAGGGCTGCGCGGAGGTCGATGGGCGCCGGGCTGCCGTATGGGGAAGCTCGTTTGGGGGAGGGCATGCGATCACCGTGGCCAGTCGGCATCCCGAATTATTGGCGGCCATCAGTCAGTGCCCCTTTACCGACGGTCTGGCTTCCGCCGCCGCACTGGGTGTAAAGGGATCGCTGAAGGTAACCCCGGTGCTCTTGCGTGATTTTGCGGCCAAGCTGCTGGGACGCCCGCCCGTGATGGTGCCAATCGCTGCCGCTCCCGGTCAGCCAGCCTTGATGAATGCCCATGACGCCTTGCCGGGTTATCTGGCCCTGATGCCAAAGGGGATGGTGTTCGTCAATCACGTCGCCGCGCGAGTGCTCCCGGAGATCATGGCTTATCGACCCGGACGCTCCGCCTCCAAGGTGAAGTTCCCTATCCTGTTCTGCGTAAGCACCACTGACACCGTCACGCCACCGGAACAGACGATCGCCTTGGTGCGCAAGGCGCCGCATGGAGAAACCAGGCTCTACGCCGCTGGGCATTTCGAGTTCTACATGGGTGACGCGTTTGAAGAACTGGTGGCGGATCAGACCCGGTTTCTGACCAAACATTTACTCGGTACTTAA
- a CDS encoding class I adenylate-forming enzyme family protein: MCFSKLSDLRAVSEPDALCVADDSISLTNRQFHSRVLAAAGVFADRGVGVGDIVALMLPNQVEFVVAMFAAWRLGAAVTPINPGLTSKEATHQLVDSGAKLLINVSGEAIVPNLQSLPVATLETGTPYTGVPFEEPAALALLIYTSGTTGLPKGVMLDHANIEAMSEMGRHSLKVTAADHCLLILPLFHVNGIVVSTLIPLSSGGRVTIRKRFNVDTFFEDVEWLRPTYFSAVPTIYAMLSALPKEIKPYTSSLRYGICGAAPASAELLKKFEARFGFPLLEGYGLSEGTCASTINPFDGQRKVGTVGLPFIGQRIAIADPSGVHLAQGATGEVLVQGPNVMRGYLGKPEETAKTIVGGWLHTGDIGRIDEDGYLAIVGRLKEMIIRGGENIYPKEIEDVLFEFPGVLEAAVIGVPHETFGEIVVAYVAFRSGFAGTQEDLNEHCTDRLTRYKRPSTINIIDSLPKNAMGKVDKPRLRKMWTEWVD; encoded by the coding sequence ATGTGCTTTTCCAAACTTTCAGACTTGCGCGCGGTGTCAGAGCCTGATGCTCTGTGCGTCGCTGACGACTCCATCAGCCTGACTAACCGGCAGTTCCATTCCAGAGTCCTCGCGGCAGCGGGAGTATTCGCGGACAGGGGGGTGGGCGTCGGAGACATCGTTGCGCTCATGTTGCCCAACCAGGTGGAATTTGTGGTGGCAATGTTCGCCGCCTGGCGTCTGGGGGCGGCGGTCACGCCGATTAATCCTGGGCTGACCAGCAAGGAAGCCACCCATCAATTGGTTGATTCAGGAGCGAAGCTGCTCATCAATGTCAGTGGCGAAGCCATCGTCCCGAATCTGCAATCCCTGCCTGTCGCCACTCTGGAAACGGGGACGCCCTACACCGGCGTACCTTTTGAAGAGCCTGCAGCGCTGGCACTGCTGATCTACACCAGTGGCACTACAGGCTTGCCGAAGGGTGTGATGCTCGATCACGCCAATATTGAAGCGATGTCGGAGATGGGCCGACATTCGCTCAAGGTTACGGCAGCGGACCATTGCTTATTGATACTGCCGCTATTTCACGTAAACGGCATAGTGGTGAGTACTCTTATCCCGCTATCAAGCGGAGGCCGGGTTACGATTCGCAAGCGGTTTAACGTCGATACGTTTTTTGAGGATGTCGAGTGGCTTCGACCCACGTACTTCTCCGCAGTGCCCACCATCTACGCGATGCTTAGCGCGTTACCCAAAGAGATCAAACCTTATACCTCCAGTCTTCGGTATGGCATCTGCGGCGCGGCACCTGCCTCGGCGGAACTACTTAAAAAATTTGAAGCTCGTTTCGGTTTTCCGCTGCTCGAGGGATATGGGTTGTCCGAAGGCACCTGCGCTTCGACCATCAACCCCTTCGATGGCCAGCGCAAGGTCGGTACTGTCGGGCTGCCTTTCATCGGGCAACGCATTGCTATCGCCGATCCGAGTGGTGTGCATCTGGCGCAGGGCGCCACTGGCGAGGTGCTGGTGCAAGGCCCTAACGTCATGCGCGGTTACCTTGGAAAACCCGAAGAAACAGCGAAGACCATTGTTGGTGGCTGGTTGCACACCGGCGACATTGGGCGGATCGACGAGGACGGTTATCTGGCCATCGTCGGCCGCCTTAAAGAGATGATCATTCGCGGTGGCGAGAATATCTATCCCAAGGAGATCGAAGATGTGTTGTTCGAATTTCCGGGCGTTCTCGAAGCGGCAGTGATCGGTGTTCCCCATGAGACCTTCGGCGAAATTGTTGTGGCTTACGTCGCGTTTCGTTCGGGATTCGCCGGTACTCAAGAGGACTTGAATGAGCACTGTACTGACCGGCTGACGCGTTACAAAAGACCGTCCACGATCAACATTATCGATAGCCTGCCAAAGAACGCCATGGGCAAGGTCGACAAGCCAAGGCTGCGCAAGATGTGGACCGAGTGGGTCGATTGA
- a CDS encoding GMC oxidoreductase codes for MKDTDFDWLVIGSGFGGSVSALRLVEKGYRVGVLERGRRYRDEDLPASAWQFSKYLWAPALGLKGIMRMSLFRHVFFPSQSGVGGGSTVYGGVLYRAKPEFFENVQWRELGHWDRLLQPHYDTAERMLGVKTVPFDSTNQQLAREMAQHFGTENTFTRAPTGVFFGEPGKTVKDPYFGGEGPDRTGCIRCGACMVGCRVGAVNSLVKNYLWFAEKRGVQIFAEHEVVDVSPLGAVDGSEGYRVITQRPGAWFFRDRQTYTARGIIFAGGALGTNELLANCKHGGSLPRISDRLGELVRTNSESVLNVRLPEDRKTWNDVTASSSVHVDQDTHIEFLTYGRNADFLSLLCTLLVGKGNRVTRPLKWLGNIVLHPVRWFKSLWPWGWSRNMVMLLVMQTLDNAIALRPSKRWLGRGYRLVTEQNRDKPNPTYIEMGNQAAQWLARHTGGIAQSNVLEALGNIPTTAHVLGGAVIGIDAQIGVIDQNLHVFGYQNMLVCDGAAMPANPGVNPALTITALAEYAMAQIPQANDQSIHGRGETVTRGQSGVASSHTDDYRLASIQIPVLLHN; via the coding sequence ATGAAAGACACCGACTTCGACTGGCTGGTGATCGGATCGGGATTTGGCGGCAGCGTCTCTGCGCTACGCCTCGTGGAGAAAGGCTATCGAGTGGGGGTACTTGAGCGCGGACGGCGCTACCGCGACGAGGATCTTCCCGCGTCGGCCTGGCAGTTCAGCAAATACCTGTGGGCACCCGCACTGGGTTTGAAAGGCATCATGCGCATGTCGCTGTTTCGCCATGTGTTCTTTCCCAGCCAGTCGGGTGTCGGTGGCGGCAGCACGGTGTATGGCGGTGTGTTGTACCGCGCCAAGCCAGAGTTCTTCGAAAACGTGCAGTGGCGGGAGCTCGGTCACTGGGACAGGCTATTGCAGCCTCACTACGATACGGCCGAGCGCATGCTTGGGGTAAAGACAGTGCCTTTCGACTCGACGAACCAGCAACTGGCCCGAGAGATGGCGCAACACTTCGGAACCGAAAACACATTCACTCGCGCACCCACCGGAGTGTTCTTTGGCGAGCCGGGCAAGACTGTCAAGGATCCCTATTTTGGCGGGGAAGGGCCTGACCGTACGGGGTGCATACGCTGCGGCGCCTGTATGGTGGGATGCCGCGTCGGTGCAGTGAACTCGCTGGTGAAGAACTACCTGTGGTTCGCAGAGAAACGTGGCGTGCAGATATTCGCCGAGCACGAGGTCGTTGATGTGAGCCCGCTCGGGGCCGTCGATGGCAGTGAAGGCTACCGTGTGATCACTCAGCGTCCCGGCGCCTGGTTCTTCCGTGATCGTCAGACGTATACCGCTCGCGGCATTATCTTCGCCGGCGGGGCTCTCGGTACCAACGAGTTATTGGCCAACTGCAAGCATGGCGGCTCGCTGCCCCGGATCAGTGATCGTCTCGGTGAACTGGTGCGCACCAACAGTGAATCGGTTCTGAATGTGCGCCTGCCCGAGGACCGCAAAACCTGGAACGATGTCACCGCCAGCAGTAGTGTGCACGTCGATCAGGATACCCACATCGAGTTTCTCACCTATGGTCGCAATGCCGACTTCCTGAGCCTGCTTTGCACACTGCTGGTCGGCAAGGGTAACCGCGTGACGCGGCCATTGAAGTGGCTAGGGAATATCGTGTTGCATCCGGTGCGATGGTTCAAGTCACTGTGGCCATGGGGCTGGAGCCGAAACATGGTGATGCTGCTCGTAATGCAGACATTGGACAATGCAATCGCACTACGCCCCAGCAAGCGTTGGCTGGGCCGCGGCTACCGCCTCGTCACCGAGCAGAATCGCGACAAGCCAAACCCGACGTACATCGAGATGGGTAACCAGGCGGCCCAATGGTTGGCCAGGCACACCGGCGGAATTGCTCAGAGCAACGTACTGGAAGCGCTGGGCAACATTCCGACAACAGCCCATGTATTGGGCGGCGCCGTCATAGGCATCGATGCCCAAATTGGAGTGATTGATCAGAACCTGCACGTTTTTGGTTACCAAAACATGTTGGTGTGTGACGGCGCCGCGATGCCTGCAAATCCTGGGGTTAATCCTGCGCTGACCATCACGGCACTCGCCGAGTACGCCATGGCGCAGATTCCACAGGCTAATGATCAAAGTATTCACGGACGAGGTGAGACGGTAACCAGGGGGCAGTCTGGTGTCGCGTCCAGCCATACCGATGATTATCGCCTGGCCTCGATACAGATCCCTGTCCTGCTGCATAACTGA
- a CDS encoding TetR/AcrR family transcriptional regulator: protein MTTDNSLPNAPTRLVEATIRLLATSGPSEVKARSVANEAGLSTMGVYTHFGGVPELLQAVADEGFKRLATVFKRVPITDDPITDLCAMLLACRDLARNNPHLYDLMFGLSIDGRYSPSRGTMTTIADGQSEAFKATYAILVKACARLVEAKCVRKIEPEFIAPQLWSAAHGFIMLELAGHFAGMENPASQILVATCNNIVVGLGAKREKVESSTAGVIAEWTSPTEA from the coding sequence ATGACCACTGATAACTCACTCCCTAATGCCCCCACCCGCCTTGTCGAAGCGACCATCCGTCTGCTTGCGACTAGCGGCCCATCCGAAGTCAAGGCCCGTTCGGTAGCAAACGAAGCCGGCCTGTCGACCATGGGGGTTTACACGCACTTCGGCGGCGTGCCTGAACTTCTACAAGCAGTCGCTGACGAGGGATTCAAGCGGTTGGCTACAGTGTTCAAGCGTGTGCCCATCACGGACGATCCGATAACCGACTTATGTGCGATGCTCCTGGCCTGTCGAGACCTGGCAAGAAACAATCCCCACCTCTACGACTTGATGTTCGGCCTTTCGATTGACGGCAGATATAGCCCCTCACGGGGCACCATGACAACGATTGCGGATGGACAATCGGAAGCGTTCAAGGCGACGTACGCGATTCTGGTCAAAGCGTGCGCTCGATTGGTTGAGGCCAAATGCGTTCGCAAAATCGAGCCTGAGTTCATCGCGCCACAACTGTGGAGTGCTGCGCATGGATTCATCATGCTCGAACTCGCCGGCCACTTCGCAGGAATGGAAAATCCTGCTTCGCAGATCCTGGTAGCGACGTGCAACAACATTGTTGTCGGCTTGGGAGCGAAGCGGGAAAAAGTGGAATCCTCCACTGCTGGCGTAATTGCCGAGTGGACAAGCCCGACAGAAGCTTGA
- a CDS encoding DUF2147 domain-containing protein, which produces MRTLKTGVFGLVLAAAIMSSALWADDNSPVGLWRNIDDVSGKPRALIRITESDGLLKGNIEKVFPAPSEDQNPKCEKCEGMNKNAPVVGLTILTGLQKDGEEYTGGQILDPDNGKVYSSKVYLTDNGKKLSVRGYIGVPVLGRSQTWVRQE; this is translated from the coding sequence ATGCGTACGCTCAAAACAGGTGTTTTCGGACTCGTCCTGGCAGCAGCGATCATGTCGTCGGCACTGTGGGCAGACGACAATTCGCCGGTTGGTCTTTGGAGAAACATCGACGATGTCAGTGGCAAGCCGAGGGCATTGATCCGAATCACTGAGTCTGATGGCCTTTTGAAGGGCAATATCGAAAAAGTATTTCCCGCGCCGAGCGAAGATCAGAATCCCAAGTGCGAGAAATGCGAAGGCATGAACAAGAATGCGCCGGTGGTCGGGCTGACAATTTTGACCGGTTTGCAAAAGGATGGCGAAGAGTACACCGGTGGCCAAATCCTCGATCCGGATAACGGCAAGGTCTATAGCAGTAAAGTCTACCTGACCGACAACGGCAAAAAGCTCAGCGTGCGCGGCTACATTGGCGTGCCGGTATTAGGGCGCTCACAAACCTGGGTACGCCAGGAATAA
- a CDS encoding zinc-binding dehydrogenase, translating into MIWPGSSCGLAHAEQLHELTALIDSRVIRPVVDRVFPFESTPDALAYVETGRAKGKVIVKIK; encoded by the coding sequence ATGATCTGGCCGGGGTCGTCGTGCGGGTTGGCTCACGCGGAGCAACTGCATGAACTTACCGCGCTCATCGATTCGCGGGTCATACGTCCGGTGGTGGATCGGGTTTTTCCATTTGAATCGACCCCGGATGCCTTGGCCTATGTTGAAACCGGTCGCGCAAAAGGCAAGGTCATCGTCAAGATCAAATAA
- a CDS encoding alpha/beta fold hydrolase produces the protein MFENFETHRITVGDVEIACVAAGEGEPILMLHGFPQTMALWARIAPGLVARGYRVVCADLRGYGASAKPPAQPDLSNYGFRAMAADQVGLMRVLGHERFHLVGHDRGARTAHRMTLDHPGVVASVTLMDIVPTAVMLTDLRKDVAHSYWHWFFLSQPAPFPERMIEADPDFFFESCLFGWGAAGPEDFDADQLAAYRKAWRDPATIAGFCNDYRAALTVDLEDDMSDSGRRITAPALILYGASGAMAKHYDLPATWVDRCTVMEASAIVGGHFFADSRPDEVIERVAAFLARHPLQSC, from the coding sequence ATGTTCGAAAACTTCGAAACGCACCGAATTACCGTAGGCGATGTAGAAATTGCCTGTGTTGCAGCGGGTGAAGGCGAACCGATATTGATGCTGCACGGTTTTCCGCAAACCATGGCGCTCTGGGCGCGTATCGCGCCTGGGCTGGTCGCGCGTGGCTATCGGGTTGTCTGTGCTGATCTGCGTGGGTATGGCGCATCGGCTAAACCGCCGGCTCAACCGGATCTATCGAACTACGGGTTTCGGGCCATGGCCGCGGATCAGGTCGGACTGATGCGTGTACTCGGACATGAACGGTTCCATCTTGTTGGACACGACCGTGGCGCGCGCACTGCACACCGGATGACACTGGATCATCCAGGGGTGGTGGCGAGCGTCACGCTGATGGACATCGTTCCTACGGCTGTGATGCTGACAGATCTGCGCAAGGACGTAGCCCACAGTTACTGGCATTGGTTTTTCCTTTCTCAGCCCGCACCCTTTCCGGAGCGCATGATTGAGGCGGATCCCGATTTCTTTTTCGAGAGCTGCCTATTCGGCTGGGGGGCCGCAGGGCCGGAGGATTTTGATGCTGACCAACTGGCGGCGTATCGGAAAGCCTGGCGTGATCCGGCAACCATCGCGGGGTTTTGCAACGACTATCGCGCCGCACTCACTGTGGATCTGGAAGACGATATGTCCGATTCCGGACGACGCATCACTGCGCCCGCGCTGATCCTCTATGGCGCCTCAGGTGCGATGGCCAAGCACTATGATTTACCCGCCACGTGGGTGGATCGCTGCACAGTGATGGAGGCTTCTGCGATAGTGGGCGGACATTTTTTTGCTGATTCCCGGCCGGACGAGGTCATTGAGCGAGTCGCCGCATTTTTGGCAAGACATCCCCTGCAGTCTTGCTGA
- a CDS encoding TetR/AcrR family transcriptional regulator, with protein sequence MRVTKAQAQANRAHIVETASALFRERGYDGVGVAELMAAAGFTHGGFYKHFRSKADLMAEAAASGLSQSLVNSAGLDVTEFVNLYVSRAHRDGRNVGCTMAALCGDAARQSEEIKATFADGIESMLAALDPVDSLGDVDPHTVRAQMIDMLAHAIGAVVLSRACPDDSPLADEILEVCREKILATRSPSQST encoded by the coding sequence ATGAGAGTCACCAAAGCGCAGGCACAGGCGAATCGGGCGCACATCGTCGAGACGGCCTCCGCCCTGTTTCGTGAGCGCGGCTATGACGGTGTGGGGGTGGCGGAACTGATGGCCGCTGCCGGGTTCACCCATGGCGGGTTCTACAAGCACTTTCGCTCCAAAGCCGATTTGATGGCTGAAGCAGCGGCGAGCGGGCTTTCGCAGAGCCTGGTCAATAGCGCAGGTCTCGACGTCACCGAGTTCGTCAATCTTTACGTCTCACGGGCTCACCGTGACGGCCGCAACGTTGGCTGCACGATGGCAGCTCTCTGCGGGGACGCTGCGCGTCAATCAGAGGAGATCAAGGCAACGTTTGCTGACGGGATCGAAAGCATGCTGGCAGCCCTTGACCCTGTGGACTCGCTGGGCGACGTGGATCCGCACACAGTGCGAGCGCAGATGATCGACATGCTTGCCCATGCGATTGGCGCAGTCGTTTTGTCGCGGGCTTGTCCGGATGATTCCCCGCTGGCGGATGAGATTCTGGAGGTCTGCCGCGAAAAAATTCTCGCGACACGGTCACCGTCGCAGTCCACATAG
- a CDS encoding alkene reductase, with translation MTEKTLFEPYILGSLTLSNRVVLAPLTRNRAGAGFVPSEFAATYYSQRASAGLQISEATQISQQGQGYQDTPGIYSQAQIDGWREVTDAVHAKNGKIFLQLWHVGRVSHVDLQDNGAAPVAPSAIRAATKTFVNNSFVDVSEPRALELDELPGIVNDFRQAAANAIAAGFDGVEIHGANGYLLDQFVKDGANVRTDAYGGSIENRARLLLEVTAAVVDEIGAERTGIRISPVSPTNGVSSSDPQGQFDYIVDQLDALGIVYLHVVEGATGGPREVAPFDFDSLRRRFKNTYIANNGYDLDLAASRLTEGKADLFAFGRPFIANPDLVERLKTDAPLAAFDPTTLFGGGAAGYIDYPALADASAL, from the coding sequence ATGACCGAAAAAACTTTATTTGAGCCCTACATCCTCGGTTCCCTGACGCTCTCCAACCGGGTGGTCCTGGCGCCGTTGACGCGCAACCGTGCCGGCGCGGGATTCGTTCCGAGTGAGTTCGCTGCAACGTATTACAGCCAGCGGGCGTCGGCCGGTCTGCAGATTTCCGAGGCCACACAGATTTCGCAGCAAGGGCAGGGCTACCAGGATACGCCCGGCATCTACTCGCAAGCGCAGATCGACGGTTGGCGTGAGGTCACCGATGCCGTCCATGCGAAGAACGGGAAAATTTTCCTGCAGTTGTGGCACGTCGGGCGCGTTTCGCATGTTGATCTTCAGGATAATGGCGCCGCCCCGGTGGCGCCCTCGGCCATTCGGGCCGCAACCAAGACGTTCGTCAACAACAGCTTTGTCGACGTTTCCGAGCCTCGGGCGCTGGAGCTCGACGAACTGCCCGGGATCGTCAACGATTTCCGCCAGGCCGCGGCAAATGCTATTGCCGCAGGCTTCGATGGCGTTGAAATCCATGGCGCCAATGGCTATCTGCTGGACCAGTTCGTCAAGGACGGTGCCAACGTACGTACCGATGCCTACGGCGGTTCGATCGAAAATCGCGCTCGACTACTACTGGAAGTGACGGCGGCAGTGGTGGACGAGATCGGTGCCGAGCGCACCGGTATTCGTATCTCGCCGGTTTCTCCCACCAATGGTGTATCGAGCAGCGATCCACAGGGACAGTTCGACTACATCGTCGACCAGCTCGACGCCTTGGGCATCGTCTATCTCCATGTCGTCGAGGGCGCGACCGGCGGGCCGCGCGAGGTCGCGCCGTTCGACTTTGATTCCCTGCGCCGGCGATTCAAGAACACCTACATCGCCAACAATGGTTATGACCTGGATCTCGCTGCCTCCCGGCTCACCGAAGGCAAGGCAGACCTCTTCGCGTTCGGGCGCCCATTCATTGCCAACCCCGATCTGGTGGAACGTCTGAAAACCGATGCGCCGTTGGCGGCGTTCGATCCGACCACGCTTTTCGGCGGTGGTGCTGCGGGATACATCGACTATCCGGCCCTCGCTGACGCCAGCGCCCTGTAA
- a CDS encoding SDR family NAD(P)-dependent oxidoreductase, producing MTTHPAVLITGASSGIGATYAERFARRGHDLVLVARDKVRLETLAARLREEHSVAVDILQADLTQPGDLAVVETRLRDDSRIGILINNAGATQSGSFIEQATDDVARIVALNTTSLVRLASAIAPRLAQAGEGAIVNIGSVVGLAPEFGMSVYGATKAFVLFLSQGLSLELTPKGVYVQAVLPAGTRTEIWGRAGIDINTLPELMEVGEMVDAALVGFDRRELVTIPPLHDASRWTALDAARQALISDIRQAHVAERYRTPS from the coding sequence ATGACTACCCATCCCGCAGTCCTCATTACCGGCGCTTCCTCCGGCATCGGCGCCACCTACGCCGAGCGCTTCGCACGTCGCGGCCACGATCTCGTGCTGGTTGCCCGCGACAAAGTGAGGCTGGAGACACTTGCGGCTCGCCTGCGCGAGGAACACAGCGTCGCTGTCGATATTCTCCAGGCCGATCTCACTCAGCCCGGCGACTTGGCCGTCGTCGAGACGCGCCTGCGCGATGATTCGCGAATCGGCATCCTCATTAACAACGCCGGGGCAACCCAGTCCGGCAGCTTCATCGAGCAGGCGACCGACGATGTCGCTCGGATCGTCGCGCTCAACACGACGTCGTTGGTGCGACTCGCCAGTGCAATCGCCCCGCGGCTTGCGCAGGCCGGTGAAGGCGCGATCGTCAATATCGGTTCAGTGGTTGGCTTGGCGCCGGAGTTCGGCATGTCGGTCTATGGCGCCACCAAGGCTTTTGTGTTGTTCCTTTCCCAGGGACTGAGTCTGGAACTCACGCCCAAAGGCGTCTATGTCCAGGCGGTGCTCCCTGCCGGAACCCGCACCGAGATTTGGGGGCGTGCGGGCATCGACATCAATACACTGCCGGAACTGATGGAGGTGGGTGAGATGGTGGATGCCGCGCTGGTGGGCTTCGATCGGCGTGAGCTTGTGACCATCCCGCCACTGCACGACGCCAGTCGCTGGACCGCACTGGATGCCGCGCGACAAGCGCTCATTTCAGACATTAGACAAGCGCATGTAGCAGAGCGGTATCGCACGCCCTCGTAA